In the genome of Salana multivorans, the window CATCAGCGAGCCGAGGACCGCGATGCCGAGGGCGACGCCGAGCTCGTAGGCGGTCTCGGAGACCGAGGCGGCGGCTCCGGCCTTGGCGGGCGTGACGGCGGAGACGACCGCGTCGACGCTCAGGGTCTCGGCGACGCCGATGCCGAGGCCGAGCGGGACGACGGCCAGCAGCACCCAGACGAGCTGCTCGCTGCTCTCCAGGGCGGCCAGCAGCCCGAGTCCGACCGCTCCGGTCACCAGCGCGACGGCGATGGCCCGCCCCCGCCCGAGCCGCGAGAGGAGGAGCCCGACCAGCGCGACGGCCGCCATCGCCGAGAGCGCCGTCGGCAGCTGCGCGAGTCCCGCCTGGAGCGGGCTGAGACCGCGAGCGAGCTGGAGGTACTGGGAGAAGAAGAACAGCACGCCGCTGAGGGCGAACACCGAGATGAAGTTGACCAGCACGGCGCCGCTGAAGGCGGGGTTGCGGAACAGGCCCACGTCGATCATCGGGGAGGCGACCCGGCGCTGACGCCGCACGAACAGCGCTCCCCCGACGATGCTGACGACGATCGCGGCCGCGGTGGTCAGCTCGAACCGGCCGCCGGCGACCTGCTTGATCGTGTAGACGAACGGGATGATCGCGAGCATCGACAGGCAGCTGGAGACGAGGTCGAACCTGCCCGGGGCGGGATCGCGGGACTCGGGCAGCAGCCAGGCGCCGAGGCCGATCACCAGCGCCATGACGGGCAGGTTGATGAGGAACACCGAGCCCCACCAGAAGTTCTCCAGCAGCACCCCGCCGACCAGTGGGCCGAGAGCGATGCCGCTGGCGGCGGCCGCTGACCAGATCGCGATCGCGCGCGTGCGCTCGATCGGGTCGGTGAAGAGGTTGCGGATCAGCGACAGCGTCGACGGCATGATCGTGGCGCCCGCCACCCCCAGCAGCAGGCGTGCCGCGATGAGCACCTCCGGCGTCGGGGCGAACGCCGCGAGGATCGTGGCCAGACCGAACCCGGCGGCCCCGATCAGCAGCAGCCTCTTGCGACCGATCCGGTCGGCCAGGTTGCCCATCGTGACCAGCAGACCGGCCAGCGCGAGGGAGTAGATGTCCCCGATCCAGAGGACTTGGGACGCCGTCGGGGACAGGTCGGCCGTCAGCGACGGAACGGCCAGGTACAGCACGGTCGCATCGATGGCCAGCAGCAGCACGGCTCCCACCAGCACGGCGAGCGAGGCCCACCGCCTCGCCGGGGTCATCAGGTCGTTCATCGTCTTCCTCCTCGTGGAACTCCGGAGAACTATACCGTCTCGCCGGTACAGTTTCATCCGTGCGACGAGTCCGGGCGAGCTCGTGGTGGGACCGAGGCCGGCGGATCGGCCGGGCGCCCGCCCATCGTCCGCCCCGGGGACGACGGGCCAGCGGGGCGCCGCCGGGCGCGGCTCCGGCGGCGCGCTGGGCCGCGCGGGGAGTCAGTCGGGAGCGGGCGGTTCGACGTCGTGCCCCCGACGGGAGTCGAACCCGCACTGAACCGGGTTTAAGCCAGCTGCCTCTGCCATTGGGCTACGGGGGCACCGCCGAGGCTAGTCGGTCAGGCGCGCGTGCCGATCCCCGGCGGCACCGGCAGGTCCTCGCGGCTGGGCGGCTCGGCGGCCGCCGCCACGAACTCCGCCCGCGGGTGGCTGACGCCACCGAGCGCGACCGGCTCGCGCCGGAACAGGATCGCCGTCGTCCAGTCCAGGACGATGCGGACCTTCCGGTTGAGCGTCGGCATGGCCCACAGGTGGTAGCTGCGGTGCATGAACCAGGCGATCGGCCCGCGCATCTTGACGCCGAAGATCTGCGCGACGCCCTTGCCGAGGCCGAGCGACGCCACCGTCCCGAGGTTCGCGTGGACGTATGGGACGAGGGTCTCGCCGCGCAGGTCGCGGACGATGTTGTCGCCGAGGTGCTTGGACTGGCGCACCGCGTGCTGCGCGGTCGGCGCGCACAGGGCCCCGTCCCCCTTGGCGAGGTCCGGGACGGCGGCGCAGTCACCAGCCGCCCAGGCGTTCTCGACGACCTCGCCGTTCTCGTCGACGACCTGGAGGTTCGCGTTGCACCGGATGCGGCCGGCCTCGTCGAGCGGGAGGTCGGAGCGGCGCATGATCGGGTTGGCCTTGACCCCGGCCGTCCACACGATCGTGTCGGAGTCGAACTCCTCCCCGTTGGACAGCACCACGTGGCCGTCGACGCACGAGTTGAGGAACGTCCCGAGCTTGATCTCGATGCCGCGCCCGCGCAGCTGCTCGAGCGCGTAGCCACCGAGCTCCTCACCCAGCTCGGGCAGGATCCGGTAGCTCGCCTCGATCAGGACGAACCGCAGGTCGTCGCGGTCGATCGAGTCGAAGTCGCGGCAGGCGTCGCGGCACATGTCCTCGATCTCGCCGAGCGCCTCGATCCCGGCGAAGCCGCCGCCGACGAACGTGAAGGTGAGCATCCGCCGGCGGACCTCGGGGTCCCAGGTCGACGCGGCCGCGTCGAGCATCCCGAGGACCTGGTTGCGCAGCGCGAACGCCTCCTCGACCTGCTTGAAGCCCATGCCGACCTCCTTGAGGCCGGGGATCGGCAGCGTCCGGGCGACCGCGCCGAGGGAGACGACGAGGTGGTCATAGCGCACCCAGTACGAGTCCCCGTTGACCGGCGTGATCTCGGCCGCGCGCAGGTGGTGCTGGATGGCGGTGATCGCGCCGGTGATGCACGTGGTCCCCCGCAGCTCGCGCCGGTGCGGTGCGACGACGTGGCGCGGCTCGATCGAGCCGGCCGCCGCCTCGGGCAGGAACGGCTGGTACGTCATGTACGAGCGGGGGTCGACGACGACGATCGCCGCGTCCTGCCGGCCGAGGTGCTGACGGAGGCGGATGGCCGTGTAGAGGCCGACGTACCCGCCGCCGAGGATGAGGATCCGGGGCGTCTTGCGCGCTGCGGCTCGAACCGTTGGGGCAGTGGAGGACGTCATGAGATCCATGTTAGGTGGGCCTTATGACCCAGGGAACGGGCATCCCTGTGTGCATCGTCACCCACGGGGCACGGCGAATGACCCGCTGGGTCACACCGACGGGTCGAGGGACTCGACGTCCGGACGGCCATCGACACCGCCCGCTGACGACATGGCGCGGCGAGTGCGTCGAGAGAGAGCTCGGGCGAGCAGGACCCCGACGAGAGCAAGGGCCACTCCGCAACCGAGCACGATCGCAACGGCAGCCACGGCCAGCGCCGTGGCCAGAGCCTCCGAGGAGTCGATGACCGCTCTCGGCACCTCGGCGCGCACGGCACCGAGCAGGACAGACCACAGCGCATAACCAATCGCCAGCCCGACAAGGCCTCCCAGGAGACGACCAAGAGGTTCAGGTCTCATGCGATCGAACCGTACCAGGTCTACTTGCTCCGCACCCTGAACAACCGATACGGGCTCAGCTCCACGAGGCTGCGACATATGAAACATCACATAGCGGCCTGACTCCCCGATCGCGTGACACCGCGTCCTTCCAGACCTTCGTTCGCACGTTGTACTGAGCACCAAGGCCACCTGCCGACGTCACCCATGTGGTGGTCTGAACCACCTGCCCCTTCTCCATCTTGGGACACGCGTTCGTCCTCCCCGTCAACGTCGTGCGGACGTCACTGAAGACAGACCAGCCGAGGACGAGGGCGCCGACGAAGCGAACGGCGCGCCCCTGAGGAGCAAACGTGAGAATGGCACCCGGGATGTGTTGGGCGACGGCGTTCGCCGCCGCGAGCCCGGGCGAGACAACTGTTGTCGTCGTCCGCATGCCGGGGTCGATCAACACATGTCGCTCGAGCGACTCCGATGGGCGAGCCAAAGCGAAGACCACGCGGACCAGCATCGGCGAGGCTGGCGGCGGCGACAACGTCACCGTCCGAGGGCCAGCCTTTCCTGTGATGCTCGTCAGACCATGACTCGCGTTGCTGCGAGAGGCGTTCGCGTACTTCCACGAGACGGTGATTCCCACCTGGCTCGGTATGTCGCGCTTCACGTTGAACGCCACCGTGATGGAGCGGTTGCCGTTCACCTTCACGCTGGTCACTGAGATGTAGGTATCAAGAACCGGACTGGCCGCAGAGGCAGGGACTAGAGCCGCCGGCACGACGACGGCCGCGAGCACCAGCGACACCAGCAGGACGAACGCGCGGACGAGGACGGGGTGAGCTTGCGATGAGAACGAGGGTTCGTGCGCCATACCGACGCAGATTTCACGTCGATCTGGCCCTGGTACAGGGTCTTGACATGTTCTTGTCAGGGTTATGACGCGAAACAGTCAGGTCGTCTAGGTTGGAATGGTTCGAGAGAAACTGGAGGGAACAGTGCTGACCGACAGGCAACTTACGGTTGTCCGGCGCGCCGCAGACGGCTGGACCACTGCCGCGATCGCTCGGGCAGTCGGCATCTCCCCCGAAACCGTCGCACGAGACCTCGCCCACGCTGCCGAGCGGGTAGGCGCCAAGAACAGGACCCATCTAGTGGCGAGACTCTATGAGCTGGGCATCCTCGGTGCTCGACAGGCGCGTCCAAGCGGCGAGGTCAAGCCGATCGAGAACGCACGACGACGGCCAACGTCCTCCCACGCAACGCCCTGACGTCGTCACCCGCGGCGCGCTCCGGCCCCTCACTCCGGATCGGTCACGTCCGCCGACGTCGCACCGATGGCGGGCAGCAGCTCGTCGGCGTCGACCGTGACGCCGACACCGTGCGCGCCACCGCCGAGGGAGATGGTCCCGGCGATCGACGCGTCGGCGACGACGGGCAGGGGCCGGATCGTGCCGAGCGGCGTGATCGTGCCGCGCTCGAAGCCGGTGGCCGCGAGCGCCGTGGCGGCGTCCGGCATCGACAGCCGGTTGACGCCCAGCAGCGCGCGCAGCTTCGGCCAGGAGATCGTGCGGTCACCCGGCACGAGGACGAGCAGGAAGTCGTCCTCGCCGCGGCGCACGACCATCGTCTTGACCAGCCGGTCGGGCGTGACGCCGCGGGCGGCGGCCGCCTCGGCGAGCGAGCCGACCCGGCCGTGCCGCGTCACCGAGTGGGGAACGCCGAGACGGTCGAGCGCCTCGCGGACGCGGGTCTCGCCGTCGACGGGTCGGGGGTGCTCGCTCATCTCCCGATTATCGCCGCCGCCGACGCCCCGTAGCCGCACCGCCCGGACGCCGCCGCCCCGCCCGAGCGACCGCCCGACCTCAGGGCCCCGCCGTCGCCTCCGGCGCGGCACCGGCGCCGGTCGACGCCTCGGGCTCGGGCGTCGTCACCGTCTCCGCGTCGGGCTCGGTCTCCCCCGTCGGCGCGGCCGACGGCTCGGCCGCACCGGCCGTGGGCTCCGGGCTCGGCGTCACCGCGGCGGGCTGCTCGAACCCCGGCAGCGGCAGGAGCGAGGGCTGTGGCCAGACGGGCTGCGCGAGGTCGGCGCCGGTCGGGAGCCGCAGGTTCCCGTCCTCGTCCCGCTCGACCGCCGGGTAGCCACCCTCGTCCCGGTTGATGAAGACCAGCGGGTACTGGTTGACGGCGGTGTCCTCGTCGAACAGCGCGAGGGGCACGTCCTCCGACCACCACGCCGCCTCCTCCGGGTCGACGTCGTTCCACGTCCGGCGGCCGTCCCACGGGGACGAGAGCACCACCCAGCGCCCCGCCTGGTCCACGATCCGCACGTCGGGGAGCGGTTGTCCGTCGGGACCGTAGACGAACAGGTTCGTGGCGGCGGCGCCGTCGATGTAGACGCCGTTCGAGCGCTCGTCCAGACCCATCACGTACGCCGCGTGCTCCCTGCCGGAGTAGTCGGTCGTGGTGATCGACGTGACGTTCACCAGCGCCACGAACGCCGCGACGCCGCCGACCCAGCTCGCGAGCAGCCCGAGCCGCCGGGTCCAGCGCCCCTGCCAGTACCTCCCCCGGCCGAGCTGCACGGACAGCACGACGAACGTCAGCAGGACCAGCCAGCCCAGGAGATGGCCCGGCAGGTAGAGGTGGCGGTAGCTCGCGACCTGGCGCCCGAGCAGCGCGAAGCCCACCACGTACCAGCCCCAGCCGCGCGCGACCCACCAGACCGGCCGCAGGACCGCGAGGATCTCGAGCCCCGTCCGCGCGAGCGGGTTCGCCTCGGCGAACGCCTCGACCCGCGCCCGCACCCGCTGCCGCCGGGCCGCCAGCCGCTCGCGCATCGTCGGGCGCGGGACGGCGGCGCCGTCGGCGTCTCCGTCCCCGATCTCGACGCCCGCGGCCGAGGCCAGCTCGGCGGCGTAGGCGTGCGGGGCGCCGAACCGCGCCTCGAGTGCGTCCGGGTCGAGCGAGGCGAGCGCCGCGCCGGGGCGCTCGCCGTCGTCGCCCTCGGTGAGCTCCAGCTCGTCGAGCACCGCCTCGGTGAGGTCGGCCTCGAGGCCGTCGGTCAGGTCGTCGACGACGTCGGGCGTGAGCGGGTGCAGGGCCGCGCGGACGCGGGCGGCGTAGAAGGTGACGGCCTCGGAACGGGTCAGGGTGCTCATCTCAGGCCTCCGCGTCGGCGAGCAGGTCGGACAGGGTGGCGGAGAACTCGTCCCACTGCTTGGCCTGGTGGGCCAGCGCGGTCCGCCCCTGCGGGGTGACTCCGTAGTACTTGCGGTGCGGCCCCTCCTCCGAGGGGACGACGTAGCTGGTGAGCGAGCCGTTCGCGTACAGGCGACGCAGCGTGCCGTAGACCGAGGCGTCGCCGACCTCGGCGAGGCCGGCCGCCCGGAGCTTGCGCACGACGTCGTAGCCGTAGGAGTCCTCACGACGGACCACGGCGAGGACGGCGACGTCGAGCACCCCCTTGAGGAGCTGAGTGGTGTCCATCGGACCTCCCGGATCAGGCGCTCCCACCTCGGAGCGGTGTTCGTGACGACACAGTAGCGCGGAATGCGAAGTAGTGCGCGGAACACAGCCCGGCACGGCGTGTCCGACCGTCAGCGCAGGGAGAGGGCGATGCCGTCGAGGATGTCGTGCTCGCTCGTCACGACGCTGGCGAGCTCGCCGCCCGCGGCCTCGACCTCGGCGAGCACGCGCGAGACCACCTCGAACCACACCAGCGCGCCCGCGCCGATGACGTCGACCCGGCCGGGCTGCAGGTAGGGCAGCTCGCCGCGCTCGGCCCGGGTCAGGTGCAGCACGTCCTGCGCCGCGGCGAGCACGATCCCGGCGGGCAGGACGGCCCCGTCGATCCGCTCGCGCACGTACGAGGGCAGGCGCTGCGCGTGCGCCGTGAGCGTCGTGACCGTTCCCGCGACGCCGATGAGCGTCGCGGTCTCCCCCAGCGGGACCGCGGCGGCCGCGCGGTCGAGGGCCTCGCGCGCGTCGGCGGCGGCCGCGTCGATCTCGGCCTGGGTGGGCGGATCGGAGTGCAGGTGCCGCTCGTGCAGCCGCACGGAGCCGACGTCGAGCGAGATGGCCGCGACGGGCTCGCGCTCGCCGAGGACGAGCTCCGTCGAGCCGCCGCCGAGGTCGACGACGAGGTAGGGACCCGGGTGCTCACCGGAGGCGACGGACACCGCCCCGGCGAACGACAGCTCGGCCTCCTCGGCGCCGGTCACCACCTCGGGGCGGATCCCGAGGATCTCCTCGACGGCGCCGGCGAACTCACCGGCGTTCTCGGCGTCGCGGGTCGCCGACGTCGCGACGAACCGGGTGCGCTCGACGTCGTGCGCCGCGATCAGCTCCGCGAACTCGCGCAGCGCGTCGAGGGTCCGGCCCAGCGCCTCCGGGTCGAGTCGGCCGGTCCGGTCGACGCCCTGGCCGAGCCGCGTCACCGTCCCGGTGCGGACCACCTCGGTGGTCGTTCCGACGCCCGGGAGGACGTCGGCGATGAGGAGGCGGACGGTGTTCGTCCCACAGTCGATGGCAGCAACGCGAGTCACGACGAGGAGCCTATTGCGCCCCACCGACATCCGACGCGTCGCGGTCGCCGTCCGACCCACCCCGGGTCGATGTCGTACCGTCGTGCGACTCTCTGGGCATGACCAGTCCGGACGGGGCGCGAGCCACCGTCATCCACGCCGATCTCGACGCGTTCTACGCCTCGGTCGAGCAGCGGGACTCGCCCCGGCTGCGGGGGCGCCCCGTCGCGGTCGGCGGCGGCGTCCTGCTGGCGGTGAGCTACGAGGCGAAGCGGCTGGGCGTCCAGGCGCCGATGGGCATCCGTCAGGCGCGCGGGCTGTGCCCCGACCTCGTCGTCGTCCGACCGCGGTTCGACGCCTACACGGCGGCGTCGCGCGCGGTGTTCGAGATCTTCCGGGACACGACGCCGAACGTCCGCGGCGTCTCGATCGACGAGGCGTTCCTCGACGTCGCCGGCCTCCGCCGGATCGACGGGGCGCCCAGCGACATCGCCGCGCGGGTCCGGCGGCGGGTGCGCGAGGAGGTCGGGCTGGCGATCACCGCCGGCGTGGCGCGGACGCCCTTCCTCGCGAAGGTCGCGAGCGGCGTGGCCAAGCCGGACGGGCTGCTGGTGGTCGAGCCGTGGGAGGAGGCGGCGTTCCTCGGCCCGCTCCCGCTCGGCCGGCTGTGGGGCGTCGGACCGGTGACCGCGCGCCGGCTCGCACGGTTCGGCCTGTACACCGCCGGCGACGTGGCCGACCTCGACCTCGGCCTCCTCGTCGGGATCCTCGGACCGGGCGGCGGCCACCACCTGTACCGCGCGGTCCACGGGCTCACGCAGACGCGCGTCCACGCCGAGACCCGCCGCTCGATCGGCGCTCAGCACGCCCTGGGGAGCCGGCCGCGTCCGTGGCGGGAGGTCGAGGGCGTCCTGCTCTCGCTCGTCGACCGGGTGTGCGAGCGGCTACGGTCGGCGGGGCTGCTGGCCGGGGGCGTCGTCGTCCGGCTGCGCTACGGGGACTTCACCCGGGCCAGCCGCTCGCACCGGCTCGGACATCCCACCGGATCGACGGCGCGCGTGGCCGAGACGGCCCGACGGCTGCTCGATCGCGACGTCGCGACGATCGCGCGACGCGGGCTGACGCTCGTCGGCGTCGCCCTGACCGACCTGTCGGACGCGGGCGCCTACCAGCCGATGCTCGGGGAGCCGACGACGACCCTCGACGCGACGGTCGACGGGCTGCGGACGCGCCACGGCCGAGGCAGCCTCACCCGGGCCAGCCTGCTCAGCCGGCCCCCGCCGTGAGGTCGAGCGAGTCCATCAGCACGGACCAGGCGGCCGCGAGGTCGGCCTCCTCGCAGGACATGATGAGCGAGAAGGACCGCTCCCCGTTGCGCGCCAGGAGCATGTTCGCGGCGATACCACCGGGCAGCCCCGCCATGGCCGAGCCCTCGACGACGACCTCGACGCCGTCGATCGTCCTGGTCGAGACCGTCTCGCCGTCCCGCGCGGGGTACTCCCCGTCGGGGATCTCGCCCGCCACGATCGTGACGCTCGCGACCGGGTCGGCCCGCTCGGCCGAGAAGTCGAACCCGCCGTCGTCGGTCGCGACGAAGCCGTCCGGGAGCAGGAAGGCGAGGCCGAGGTGGTCGACGTCGAACGCCGCGGTCGCGTCGGCCGTGGCGGCGGTCCCGGCCGTGGTGGTCCCGGCGGCGGGCGACGCGGCGTGCCCGGCGTCCGACGGCCGCACGCAGCCGGTCAGCAGGAGACCGAGGAGAAGGGCGCCAAGGACGGCCCGGCGGCGGTGCATGGCGCCATGCTAGGGACGGCGGGGCTCCGTGTCCCGGGGACGCCCGCGGATCGCCTCCCGCCGATCCTCCGGCGGGGTGAGAATGGGGGGACGCGCACCCGAGGAGGAGCCATGGCCCGCAAGCAGCGTCCACACGAGAGTCCGCACGAGCGGTGGGAGGACCTCGGCCGAGGCAAGCGCCGCGCGATCGTCGTGCTCGGGGCCGTCCAGGTGTCGCTCACCGCGTGGGCGGCGTACGACCTGTGGCACCGGCCGGCCGAGCAGGTCAAGGGCGGGCACAAGCTGCCGTGGGCGCTGTCGCTCGCGGTCAACTGGGTCGGGCCGATCACCTACCTGGCCGCGGGGCGCGTCAAGCCCTAGCCCGCGGTCACGCCGGAGCCGGTCGGCGCCTCAGCAGGTGCAGCGGGTCGGGCGCCACTCGTCGGCGATGAGGTCGAGCGCCTCGTCGCCGAGCGGGTTGACGCCGCGCCCCCGCGCGAGCGCGTGCCCGACGAGCACGTGGAGGCACTTGACGCGCGCGGGCATCCCGCCGGCCGAGATGCCGGTGATCTCGGGGACGTCGCCCAGCTCGGCGCGCCGGTCGAGGTAGTCCTCGTGCGCCGCCCGGTAGCGGGCGGCCAGCTCGGGGTCCTCGGCCAGCCGGTGCGTCATCTCGGCCATGACGCCGTTCGCCTCGAGCGTCGACACCGCGGCCACCGCGCCCGGCGCCGTGAGGTAGTAGGTGGTCGGGAACGGCGTGCCGTCGGGCAGACGCGGGGCCGTGCGCACGACCGTCGGGCGTCCGCAGACGCAGCGCGCGGCCACCTCGACGACGCCGCGGGGCACGCGGCCGAGCTGCTCGGCAACCGCCGCGAGGTCCGCCTCGTCGACACGGCCCTCCCCCGACGCCTCCCCACCGGACGACGCGGACGCGGCCGGCGCGGACGCGGCCGGCGCCTCGACCGCCACCGCGCCCTCGCGGGCATCGGTGCCGGGCAGGTCGCGGTGCGCGCGCACGCCGGCGACGCCGGGCGTCGGCTGGCTCTCGGGGTCGATCACCCCACCATTGTCGCCGAGGACGACGCGGCGGAGCACCGGGAGCTGCCGGCGAGCGGGAGGGCCGGGCCGAGCCGACGCGTCAGCCCGCGGCGCCGCCCTCGCCCGGATCGGTGCCGGTGGCATCGGTGCCGGTGGCCGGGTCGGCCCCCTCGCCACCCTCGGCGGGAGCCTCGTCCGTCCCGGCCGGCGCCTCGTCCGACGCGGCTCGCTCCGCCGCCTCGGTCCGCATCGTCTCGGCGGCCGCGCCCGCGACGTCGACCGAGTACCAGACCGACACGTACCAGGGATCGGCGACGGACGGCTCGTAGCCGGCGCGGCTGTCGCCGTCGTCCTCCGTCGACGTGCCGTCCCCGGTCACCGTCTCGGGATCGATGACGCGGTAGAGCGTCTCGCCCGGCAGCGTGTAGGAGAACCGGTCGCGCGCCTGGGCCTTGATGAACTCGGGGTCCTGCCACCGCGCGAGCTCCGCCTCGGTGGCCGCGATCCGCTCCTGCGTCTGCGCGAGCTGGCCGTTGAGCTCCCGCAGCTGCTCCTGCTGGGCGACGTACGCCCGCAGCGT includes:
- a CDS encoding PadR family transcriptional regulator, which gives rise to MDTTQLLKGVLDVAVLAVVRREDSYGYDVVRKLRAAGLAEVGDASVYGTLRRLYANGSLTSYVVPSEEGPHRKYYGVTPQGRTALAHQAKQWDEFSATLSDLLADAEA
- a CDS encoding NAD(P)/FAD-dependent oxidoreductase translates to MTSSTAPTVRAAARKTPRILILGGGYVGLYTAIRLRQHLGRQDAAIVVVDPRSYMTYQPFLPEAAAGSIEPRHVVAPHRRELRGTTCITGAITAIQHHLRAAEITPVNGDSYWVRYDHLVVSLGAVARTLPIPGLKEVGMGFKQVEEAFALRNQVLGMLDAAASTWDPEVRRRMLTFTFVGGGFAGIEALGEIEDMCRDACRDFDSIDRDDLRFVLIEASYRILPELGEELGGYALEQLRGRGIEIKLGTFLNSCVDGHVVLSNGEEFDSDTIVWTAGVKANPIMRRSDLPLDEAGRIRCNANLQVVDENGEVVENAWAAGDCAAVPDLAKGDGALCAPTAQHAVRQSKHLGDNIVRDLRGETLVPYVHANLGTVASLGLGKGVAQIFGVKMRGPIAWFMHRSYHLWAMPTLNRKVRIVLDWTTAILFRREPVALGGVSHPRAEFVAAAAEPPSREDLPVPPGIGTRA
- a CDS encoding Ppx/GppA phosphatase family protein, with amino-acid sequence MTRVAAIDCGTNTVRLLIADVLPGVGTTTEVVRTGTVTRLGQGVDRTGRLDPEALGRTLDALREFAELIAAHDVERTRFVATSATRDAENAGEFAGAVEEILGIRPEVVTGAEEAELSFAGAVSVASGEHPGPYLVVDLGGGSTELVLGEREPVAAISLDVGSVRLHERHLHSDPPTQAEIDAAAADAREALDRAAAAVPLGETATLIGVAGTVTTLTAHAQRLPSYVRERIDGAVLPAGIVLAAAQDVLHLTRAERGELPYLQPGRVDVIGAGALVWFEVVSRVLAEVEAAGGELASVVTSEHDILDGIALSLR
- a CDS encoding MFS transporter, whose product is MNDLMTPARRWASLAVLVGAVLLLAIDATVLYLAVPSLTADLSPTASQVLWIGDIYSLALAGLLVTMGNLADRIGRKRLLLIGAAGFGLATILAAFAPTPEVLIAARLLLGVAGATIMPSTLSLIRNLFTDPIERTRAIAIWSAAAASGIALGPLVGGVLLENFWWGSVFLINLPVMALVIGLGAWLLPESRDPAPGRFDLVSSCLSMLAIIPFVYTIKQVAGGRFELTTAAAIVVSIVGGALFVRRQRRVASPMIDVGLFRNPAFSGAVLVNFISVFALSGVLFFFSQYLQLARGLSPLQAGLAQLPTALSAMAAVALVGLLLSRLGRGRAIAVALVTGAVGLGLLAALESSEQLVWVLLAVVPLGLGIGVAETLSVDAVVSAVTPAKAGAAASVSETAYELGVALGIAVLGSLMTVFYRSGLDLPGDLPGEVAARAEDSLASAAAVLEPGSPALDAARHAFVSAMQSTTLIAGAVMVVAAVAAATLIPNGRSAVVVEH
- a CDS encoding response regulator transcription factor, with protein sequence MVREKLEGTVLTDRQLTVVRRAADGWTTAAIARAVGISPETVARDLAHAAERVGAKNRTHLVARLYELGILGARQARPSGEVKPIENARRRPTSSHATP
- a CDS encoding aminoacyl-tRNA deacylase, coding for MSEHPRPVDGETRVREALDRLGVPHSVTRHGRVGSLAEAAAARGVTPDRLVKTMVVRRGEDDFLLVLVPGDRTISWPKLRALLGVNRLSMPDAATALAATGFERGTITPLGTIRPLPVVADASIAGTISLGGGAHGVGVTVDADELLPAIGATSADVTDPE
- a CDS encoding DUF501 domain-containing protein; translated protein: MPRGVVEVAARCVCGRPTVVRTAPRLPDGTPFPTTYYLTAPGAVAAVSTLEANGVMAEMTHRLAEDPELAARYRAAHEDYLDRRAELGDVPEITGISAGGMPARVKCLHVLVGHALARGRGVNPLGDEALDLIADEWRPTRCTC
- a CDS encoding PLDc N-terminal domain-containing protein — translated: MARKQRPHESPHERWEDLGRGKRRAIVVLGAVQVSLTAWAAYDLWHRPAEQVKGGHKLPWALSLAVNWVGPITYLAAGRVKP
- a CDS encoding FtsB family cell division protein, with amino-acid sequence MRTLGVVLALLVAFIILAPTLRAYVAQQEQLRELNGQLAQTQERIAATEAELARWQDPEFIKAQARDRFSYTLPGETLYRVIDPETVTGDGTSTEDDGDSRAGYEPSVADPWYVSVWYSVDVAGAAAETMRTEAAERAASDEAPAGTDEAPAEGGEGADPATGTDATGTDPGEGGAAG
- the dinB gene encoding DNA polymerase IV gives rise to the protein MTSPDGARATVIHADLDAFYASVEQRDSPRLRGRPVAVGGGVLLAVSYEAKRLGVQAPMGIRQARGLCPDLVVVRPRFDAYTAASRAVFEIFRDTTPNVRGVSIDEAFLDVAGLRRIDGAPSDIAARVRRRVREEVGLAITAGVARTPFLAKVASGVAKPDGLLVVEPWEEAAFLGPLPLGRLWGVGPVTARRLARFGLYTAGDVADLDLGLLVGILGPGGGHHLYRAVHGLTQTRVHAETRRSIGAQHALGSRPRPWREVEGVLLSLVDRVCERLRSAGLLAGGVVVRLRYGDFTRASRSHRLGHPTGSTARVAETARRLLDRDVATIARRGLTLVGVALTDLSDAGAYQPMLGEPTTTLDATVDGLRTRHGRGSLTRASLLSRPPP